The region GAGGGGCTCATGGAGCTGGGCGCGACGGTCTGCACCCCCGCGAACCCCCGATGTGACCAGTGCCCGGTGGCATCGCAGTGTGCTGCCCGGGCGCGTGGGCTCCAGGGCCAGATCCCCGCGCCCAAGGTGCTTGCTCAGCGTTCGGCCCTGCACATGGCCTGCGTCGTCGTGCGTGACCATCGCGGCCGCGTGCTGCTGGAGAAGCGGCCCGACACCGGCCTGTGGGCGGGCATGTGGCAGCCGCCGACGCTCGAGTCACCCGGCAAGCTGCCGACCCGCAAGGCCGTGGCGGCGGCGCTCGGTGCGGAAGGGCTGACGCGCATCGAGTCCTTCGTGCACACGACCACGCATCGCGACGTGCAATTCACGGTCTACGAGGCCGCGAGTGTCCCTGCCGCCGCACGCCGATGGTTCACGCCCGTAGACGCGGCCAAGCTCGCCATGGGCAACCCCCAGCGTCGGATAATCACGCGACGAAGCCGAGACTGAGGCGGCCTCGCCGGAGACCCGGATCGGCGGCGAATGGTCGCGCGGTGAGCGGTCTGCCAATCCGCGAATTCACCCAGAGAGGCTCAGCCCCGGTTTCGTCAGCGCTACTTGTCATCCTCGTCGTCGAAGTACTCCGCCGCGTCATCGCCGAGCTCTTCCAACTCCTCACCTTCGACGTTGACGACCTCGGAGAACTCATCGCTGAGCAGCTCTTCGCCGCCCTCTTCATCAAGCGACTCCTCACCCACCGGCACGCTCTTGCGGGCGCCCATGCGTTCGTGCACGCCCTTGCGGCCGCGGCTGACCCGTGCCTCGCCCTCTTCGCCCGCATCCGCAAGGTCGCCCTCGCGCTGGCGGCGCTCGCGGATGACGATACGGATCGGCACCTCGCTGAAGGGCAGCTCCTCACGGAAGCGGTTCATCAGGAAGCGCAGGTAGTTGGGCGTGAAGAGGTCGGGCTTGTTGACCACGAGCGTGATCGTCGGCGGCTCGATGCCGGTCTGAGCGACGTAGTAGACCTTGGCGAACGTGCCCTTGATGTCGGTGGGGCCGCGCTTCTCGATGATCGAGCGCACCAGCCGGTTGAGCTTGCCAGTCGTGACGCGCTCACTGGCTTGCTGCCGCAGCTCGAAGGCGAGCTCGATGGTGTTCCGCACGTTCCGCCCGCTCTGGCCGCTGACGAACGCGATCGGCGCGAACCACAGCCCCTTGAGCTCGTTGCGCACGTACGTCTGGAACGTCTCGGTGGTGATCGGCTTGCCCTTGCGGTCGGGCTTGCCTTCGACCTGGTCCCACTTGTTGACCACCATGATCACCGGCTTGAACGCCTTCTGCGCCATCATGGCCAGCTGCTCGTCGACCTGGCTGATCTTCTCCGTCCCGTCGATCAGCAGCAGGATCACGTCCGCTCGGTCCACCGCCCGCTGCACGCGGTCGAACGCGAAGTGTTCGATCATGTTCTGAAAGGAGCGCTTCCGCCGCAGCCCCGCGGTGTCGATCGCGATGATCGACTTGCCGTCCATTTCAAAACGCACGTCCACGGCGTCGCGCGTCGTCCCGGCGATCTCCGACACGATCATGCGCGGCTCGCCAGCCAGCGTGTTCACCAGCGTGCTCTTCCCAGCGTTGCGCTTGCCGATGATGGCGATCTGCAGGTCCGCCGCTGCCCGCTTCTCGTCGTCCTTCGCGGGCTCCGGTAGCATCTCGTAGACCGCGTCGAGGAAGTCCCGCCGGAAGTAGTTGTTCTTGCTCGAGACCGGCAGCGCTTCGCCGAACCCCAGCCCCGCGAGCTCGGCCGCGTGCGATTCCCACTTGGGGCCGTCAACCTTGGTCGCCACGATGCGGATGGGCGGCCGCTTCTTGGGCGCGGCCTTGGCCGTCTTCTCCCCCTTGCCGCCCTTCCTGGTCTTGCTCCCGCCCAGCCGCCCCTCGCGGAGCAGCTTGGCGATCTCCGCGTCCTGGGGTGTGATGCCGGCCTGGGCGTCGATCGCGAACAGCACGAGGTCCGCGTCGCCGATGGCCGCCTCGATCTGGCTCTCGATCCCCGGCGTCAGCTTCGCAAGGTCCTCGCCTACCTCGTCAAACCGCTGCCCCTCCGCCACATACACGCCGAACCCACCGGTGTCCACGAACTCGACCGGCTTGACGACGCCGCCCCGGTACGGCGGCTGCAGGTCCACCAGTGCGGTCACGCGGTCGCGGGTCACGCCGGGGGTAGGGTCCACGATCGAGACCTTCGCCCCCGCGATCATGTTCATCAGCGAGCTCTTGCCCACGTTGGGGCGACCGACAATGGCGACACGGGGGATGGGCATGTCCCATCGTACGCGTGCCACGATCATGTTCTCATGATCGTGCCTTCAGGCCCTGATTACCCGAACAGCGGTGGTGCGTTTTCAACTCGGGCCTCGCCGCCCCGCTGCACCACATACTGGTACCCCGCGTGCATGGCCGCGGCCCCTACGACGCCGTCCTTGCGCAGGGCGTACAGGGTTACGTTGAACCCGGGCTGGCCCTTGTCGTTGAGCAGGCGCGGCTCGCGGGTGAAGCGTGCGATCCGCCGCAGCGCTGCCAGGCACGCCTCCACCGGCGCGAGCCCCGCCTCCATGCCACGGACGACCTCGTACGCCCCGCAGGTGTGCAGGGTGGACTCGCCGCGTCCGGTCGCGCCCGCGGAGCCCACCGCGTTGTCGACGAACAGCCCCGCTCCCACGATGGGCGAGTCGCCCACGCGCCCGGGGATCTTGTACGACAGCCCGCTGGTGCTCGTGCACGCCCAGAGGTCGCCCGCCGCGTCCAGGCCTGATACATGGATGGTGCCGAACGTGAAGGGAGCGGTGGGGGAGCCGCCGCTTGCGCCGGGGGGTGGGTTGTGCGGTGGCCGGCCCGGCTCGGGGTTGTCGACGTGCCCCGCCCAGCGGGCGCGACCGAACTCACTCCGCGACTCATCCGCGCTCAGCCACGCGTCCTTGTGCGAGAGCCCCGCCTTCCAGAGCAGCCATGCCTCGCGGCTCATGGGCGTGCTCAGGTCTCCCTCGGGGAAACCCAGCTGGCGTGCGAACCTGAACGCGCCCTCGCCCACGAGCAGCGCGTGGTCCGTACGCTGGAGCACCTCGTACGCGACCCCGGCCGCGTGCCGGATGCGGCGCAGCCCCGCGACAGCGCCAGCCTTGTGGCGCGGCCCGTCCATCACCGCCGCGTCCAGCTCGACCTCGCCGTCTTCGTTCGGCAGCCCGCCGTAGCCGACGGACATCTCCTCGGGGTCGTCCTCCACGATCTGGATGCCCGCGACGATCGCTTTCAAGAGCGGCTCGCCCGCGCGGGCCAACTCCAACGCCCGCGCCGCCGCGGGCCCCGCATTCCACGAACCGACCAGGACAGGCGTGCTCATGCCGGCACGATACCAGCGCCGCCCGCATGCCGGCCTACTTGGACGCGAACGACATCCCCACCGGCAGCCTCGACATCACAACGTCGATCCCGCGCTGCGTGTCCTCGCTCAGCGCCTGGACCTCGCGCATCAGCGGCTGCTCGAAGGACGCGACGATCGTGGGCTCGGAGCGTGCCGGCAGCCTGGTCAGCAGCGACAGGTCGATGGGGGCCGACTGCACGGGGCGAACGGGTGTCGCGTCCGCGTACCGCTGCTGCGGCTGCTCCGGCTGCGGCGTAATCGCCGGCCTGGACGCCTGCAGCACCACCAGCCACGACAGCCCACCCGCCAGTGCCACGCCCGCCGCCATCGCCAGCGGCCACCGGCGCGGCTTCGCGGCCGGGCGAACCAGGCTCGCCCGCAGCATGATCCGCGCCCCCAGCTCGGGGCTCGGCTTGGCCCACGTCAACTGCCGCTTGTTCGAGAGGGCCGCGTGCACACGCTCCTGCTCCGCGAACTCGGGCGGAACGGGGCCGGGGTAGCCCTCATCCAGCACGGCGGACACAACGTTGGCACTCTGCACTTCGTTCATGACAAGCTCCCTGCCAGACCCTCGTCGCCGCGGCGCAGCACGGGGGCCCTCATCCCGGCCTTGGCGTCGTAGACGCGCGATGCCTCCTGCTCCCGCTGCGACTGCTCCGCCAGCAGCTGCCTCGCGCGGAACAGCATCACCCGCACACCGACCTGGCTCTTCTTCAGCACCGCGGCGATCTCGTCGATCCCCATGTCCTCGGCATAGCGGAGCCACAGGGCCGTGTGCTGCTCGGGCGTCAGCACCTTGCCCGCCAGCCGCCACAGCTTGGCCCCGCTATTGATGTCGTCATCGCGGTCAAACGGCGTTGGCGCGTCGCTGTCCTCTTCCTCGATCCACCGCAGCGTCGGCCGCCGTTTGCGGTGGTGGCTCACCGCCAGACGCGCCGCGATCGTGAACAGCCACGTCGAGAACCGCCAGCGCGGCTCGTACCGCTGGATCCGCTCCCACGCCCTGATGAACGCCTCCTGCGTCAGGTCCTCCGCATCGGCGCGGCTGCCGGTGCGCCGCAGCAGGAAGTTGAACAGCCGCACCTCGAACCGCTTGACCAGCTCGCCGAAGGCTTCGAGCGAGCCCTCCGCCGCGCGCGCCGCCAGCTGCTCCGGCGTCTTCATCGACGCGGGCTTGGCCTCCATGCTGGGGCTGGAAGAGTCGAGCGTCACAGGCGGGTTAGGGCTTGGGCGCAGGGCTGCCGACCGGCTCCTTCGTGGCGCCCTTGGCGGTGTTCGCGGCTTCCGGCGCGTCCTTCTCTTCTGCGTCCCTGGTTTCTCGCTTGATGCCGATCGACGCGCCCTTCTCCGACTTCTCCATCTCCACGATGAACCGCTCGAGCTTGGTGAGCACCGCGTCCGACTTTTCGCGTCCGGTCACCGAGAGCTTATCGCCGTCCAGCACCACCTTCACACCCTGGAGCGACTCGACAATCCCATCCGCCTTGTTCTCGCGGGCGAGCATGGTGCCCAGCGCGATCATGCCCTGGCAGGTCTGCCGGAGCTCCTCCGCCACCTTCGCGTTGGTCGCGGTCAGGGTCAGGTTCGCGTACACCTCGCGCGCCCCCTCGCCGGTCTCTCCGATGTCCACCACCACGCCCTTTGCGTTCCGCAGGAAGTTCGCCTTGGCCTGGGGGTCGTTGGCCATATCGCGCGCCACAACAAACACGATCGAGGCCCTATCCGGCTCCGCGGTCGCCAGCAGGTTGTTGGCCTGCACCTCCCCGGAGAGGCTGGGCGCCAGGCCAGCCGCAACCTTCAGCCCCTTCTCCAGCGCTCCGGCGGTGCCGGCGATGAGGACCAGCCGTTCATCGGGCGCGCCCGACGGCCGCACCGCCGCGTGGAAGGTCTGCCCCTCGTGCTTGAAGGAGAAGTAGTGCACCGCACCCTCGACACGCGTCTTGAAGTCCTCCAGCCCGGCCGTCGGCAGCTTCACCGCCAGCTCGTCGGCCTTTCCCGTGGTCGTGATCACCGCGACCCCGTCCTCGGCCACGCTGAAGCCGTAGACCGTCAGCCCCTTGATATCCGCGGGCGTGATGCCGAAGCGCTTGCGGCACTCCTCCAGCTTCGCCTTGTCGGATTCGTCCAGACGCCTGAGCATGAACGCGTGCAGTGACGACCGCTGCGCCGCCTCGGCGTCAACGTGCACCAGCCAGCTCGCGTCGCGGTCCACAAGAGCGCGATTCAGCGGCCCGGCCAGCACCGGCAGCGCGGTGCACAGGAGCCCTGCGCAGCCAGCCGCGCCCACAAGTGCCCAGCGCCTCAACTTCCCGTGTACCCGCATCAGCCAACCTCCAGCACCGCCCGCGGCGGTATCCATAGATACGCCCGCGGGCCGCCCATGTTACCCCACGTTTACCCCACGCCCGCCGAACGCACGCCCCCTCATCGTGGCCCTTGGCATGGTGCTCTGCGTCCGAGTACGCTCTCGCCCATGAAGCACACCACCGTCGCCGTCCTCCTCGCCGCACTGGCCGCGGGTTCCCTGGCCCTCGCTCAACCCGCCCCCAAGCAGCCTGAGAAGAAGTCCGAGCCCCAGCCCAAGCAGAACGATCCCGCGAAGGCGCCCGCTCAGAAGGACGCGCCCAAAGACACCCCCAGCAGCCAGCCGACCGACAAGCCCACGCCGAACCCCAAGACCGACGACAAAAAGCCCGACACCAAGAAGTCGGGCCTGAAGCTCACCAGCCCGAGCATCGAGCACGACAAGCAGATGCCCAAGAAGCACACGGTCGACGGCGACCCCGCGGACCCCACGAAGAAGCACATCTCCCCCGCCCTCAAGTGGGAGGGCGCCCCGGCCGAGACCAAGGAGTTCGCGCTGGTGATGTTCGACCCCGACGCCGGCAACTTCGTGCACTGGGTGGTGTACAAGATCCCGGCGGACGTGAAGGAACTGCCCGAGGGCCTGCCCAACGGCAAGGACAACGCCGAGCTCACCACCCCCGTCAAGATCACTCAGGGCACGAGCAGCTTCCGCCAGATCGGCTACCTCGGTCCCGCGGCCCGCAAGGGTGCCGGCGTTCACCATTACAACTTCAAGCTCTACGCCCTCGACAAGACTCTCGACCTCAAGCCCGGCGCCACCCGCAAGGAGCTGGAGGAAGCCATGAAGGGCCACGTCATCGCCGAGGCCGTGCTGATCGGCACCAACGAGCGGTAAACACGACGCCGGGACTGAGCCGCCCTGGGCGAAGTCCCGGATTGGCGGCCAACCTCGTCTCAGCAGTCAGCTCATTGCACCGTGTGCACCGAGATGCCTTCATCTCGGTGCTTTTTTTCACTGGGGTCACCAGAACTGCCACGCCTGACGCCGCTCCACCAGTTCCCGCGGAACCAGCCGCTCGCGCACCACCCCCGCGAGCTCGGGCAGCCCCTCTCCCCGCGCAGCGCTCACCCGCGCCTCGGCCTCGAACCCCGCCCGCCCCATGTCCTCGCGCAGCGCCACCGTCACCCGCGGCAATCCTGCCAGCGGCAGGGGCAGCTCCACCAGCCCCGACCCCGCATCGCCGCACCACAGCAGCAAGTCCGCGCCCACCGCCAGCTCCACTGCGTTCGCCAGCGCCTCGCGCTCGACCGCCCCCGCCCCCGCCCGCACGCCGGGCGTGTCCACGTACCGCACCACCACGCCCCCGAGGTCGAGCATCACGCCTACGTGATCGCGCGTCGTCCCAGGCTCATCAGCAACGATCGACACGCCCCTTCCAGCCAGCGCATTCACCAGCGTTGACTTCCCGATGTTGCTCGCCCCGAACGCCACCACCAGCGGCGGGTCGATGAGCCGCCGCAGCACGCGGTCGCGCTCGGGGTCGCTCGCCGTCCCCGCCTCCGCCCACAACGCGTGCTGGGCCAACAGCAGGTCCACCGCCCACGGGCTCGCCGCCCTCGCGAGCACCGCCAGCGCCCGCGCCTCTACCTCCGACCGCGCTTCGGGGTACAGCACCCGCGGATCCGGTGATGCCTCCTCCCGAACCCCGCGATCGACCAGCAGACGGCACAACTCCCGCACCACGGCCACGCCGCCGTGCGGCATCAGCTGGCACACATCCGCACGAACCCGCGCCACCAGCCCCCGATCCACGCCCATCAAGTCCCGCAGCGCGATCTGGCCGACGCGCACGCGCGCAAGCCCGCACGCCTGTAGGGCTCCGTCAATATCGCCGTGCAACTGCACGATGGCGACTGCCCCGGTGCCTGGCGGCGTGAGCAACGACCACACCGCATCGACACGCCCGGGCGTCACCGCAGCCCTTCGCACCGCACCCGGTGCGTGTACCCGGTGCACACGAGGTCATAGCACGGCCCGCCGTGCAGGCACACCCGCAGGTGCCGCAGCTTGGTTGGGTCCTTGCCGTTGAAGTGCTTCTGGGCGCTCGCCCGCCACCGCGAGTACAGCAGTTCCACTAACCTGTCCTGCGCGTCCAGGGCCCGCCTCCGCAAGCTCGTCACGTGCGTGCACACCGACTGCTCCACACCTTCGAACGCGATCTCCACCACCGCGTAGGGGTACTCAATCGACAGCGTCTGGCTGCGCCCGCGCAGCACCCGCATCTCCGCGCCCACGCGCGTCGACGATGGCTCGGGCAGCTCCCATAGCACCCTGTACATTCCCGCGCCCCCAAAGCACCCCTGCCGTCACTCCATCCCGCTCGCCCGCATCTCCTCCACCGCGCGGCAGACCTCCAGGATCCCGATCAGCTGCAGGTCCGGCACGATCGACTCCACCACCCCCCCGCCCTCGGTGGCCTCCTGCCCGAAGAGCGCCGGCGCATCCCCGCCGGTCGCCACCACCTGCGGGTAGGCCCCGAAGAACTCAGCGTACTGCTCCGCCGTGTACCGCACCAGACCAATCACGCTGTTGGTGACGCCCAGCAGCATCGCGTTCTTCGTGTCCTTGCCGAACGGATTGGGAACGCTGGGCTGCGCAGGCCCCTCGTCAACCACCTCACCCTGCGGGCGCTTGGCGTCCCCGATCTGCAGCGCCCCGCCGCGCTCGGGCGTCTGGTAGGCGAGGGCGGGCAGCTTGGCCGTCTTCTCGTGCATCGCCTGGAGCATCATGTTTAGCCCCGGGGCGATCACCCCGCCGTGGAAGACGCCCTCGCCGTCGACAAAGTCCACCGTCACCGCCGTGCCCGCGTCCACCACCACGCACGCCTGCTTGGCCCGGGCAAAGGCCCCGAAGGCGCACAGCAGGCGGTCCTGCCCCAGGGTGCTGCCGTCCTCCAGCGAGTGGGTCATGGGGATCTCGATATCCCGCCCGATGCGGAAGACGTTCTCCTCGCCCGCGTCTTCGAGAGCCTTCTGCAGCTGGTCGGCGACCTTGGGGTTCACGTCGGCGATCACGATCGACACCCCGTGCTCGCCCTCGGCCGCCTTCAGCACCGCCTGGACCAGGGCCGCCACATCCGCGTTGGGCAACGACTGCTGGTCGGAGAGCTCATCCCCGTGGAAGACGCCGAAGCGCGTCCGAGTGTTGCCCACCGCCACCGCCAACAGGTGCCCTTGAGAGGTTTCTGCCATGCCGCGAGGGTAGTGCCTCTGCGTGCCATGGCGACGTCTTCGTCACTATGTCTTGCCCTCCCGGTGCTCCGCGAACCCGAAACGTCTAAGCCCCCGTTCACGTACACTCGCCCCCATGCGTGCCTTCGACCTCCTCGTGATTGGCAGCGGCCCCGCGGGCCAGAAGTCCGCCATCCAGGCGGCCAAGCTCGGCAAGTCCGTGTGCGTGGTCGAGGGCTACGGCAGCATCGGCGGCGTCGCCGTCAACACCGGCACCATCCCCAGCAAGGCCCTGCGCGAGGCCATCCTCAACCTCGGCCACTGCCGCGTCGGCACGGGCATCGGCCGGCGCGCCGGCACCTCCGAGGCCGCCGCCCACTCCAAGGACTCCACCCTCGCCAACCTGTGGGAGGCCTGCCGCCCCATCATCCGCGCCGAGGTCGACCTGGTCCGCGGCCACTTCGCCAGCAACGGCATCGCCCTCATCAACGGCTGGGCCTCCTTCGAGGACCCGCACACCATCAAAGTAGTGGGGGAGCACCAGACCGAGCTCATCCGCGCCGAGAACGTGGTCATCGCCACCGGCACCACCCCCGCCCGCTCGCCCACCATCCCCTTCGACCACGAGGACGTCATCACCTCCGACGAGCTGCTGACCCTCAAGAAGCTCCCGCACTCCATGATCATCGTGGGCGGGGGCGTCATCGGCACCGAGTACGCCAGCATGCTCGCCATGCTGGGCGTCAAGGTCACGCTCATCGAGGGCCGCCCCCGTCTGCTCGACTTCGTCGACGCCGAGATCATCGAGGCCCTGCAGTACCACCTGCGGCAGGCGGGCGTCACGCTGCGGATGGGGGAGAAGGTCGTCTCCATCCGCAAGGTGGACGCCCCCGCCGGCGCCCGCGCCGACAACAACATCATGGCCGAGGCCGTGCTCGAGTCCGGCAAGACCCTCCGCGCCGACTGCCTCATGTACGCCATCGGCCGCCAGGGCGCCACCGACAGGCTCAACCTCGCGGCCGCGGGCCTCACCGCCGACAACCGCGGCCGCATCAAGGTCAACGAGTGCTTCCAGACCGCGGTGCCCCACATCTACGCCGTGGGCGACGTCGTCGGCTTCCCCGCCCTCGCCTCCACCAGCATGGAGCAGGGCCGCCTCTCCGCCTGCCACATGTTCGGCGCCCGCTTCGAGACTACCGCCGAGCTGCTGCCCTACGGCATCTACTCCATCCCCGAGATCTCGATGGTGGGCTGGACTGAGGAGAAGCTCACGCAGGACGGCATCCCCTACGAGGCCGGCATCGCGCAGTACAAGGAG is a window of Phycisphaerales bacterium DNA encoding:
- a CDS encoding N(4)-(beta-N-acetylglucosaminyl)-L-asparaginase, which gives rise to MSTPVLVGSWNAGPAAARALELARAGEPLLKAIVAGIQIVEDDPEEMSVGYGGLPNEDGEVELDAAVMDGPRHKAGAVAGLRRIRHAAGVAYEVLQRTDHALLVGEGAFRFARQLGFPEGDLSTPMSREAWLLWKAGLSHKDAWLSADESRSEFGRARWAGHVDNPEPGRPPHNPPPGASGGSPTAPFTFGTIHVSGLDAAGDLWACTSTSGLSYKIPGRVGDSPIVGAGLFVDNAVGSAGATGRGESTLHTCGAYEVVRGMEAGLAPVEACLAALRRIARFTREPRLLNDKGQPGFNVTLYALRKDGVVGAAAMHAGYQYVVQRGGEARVENAPPLFG
- the der gene encoding ribosome biogenesis GTPase Der; amino-acid sequence: MPIPRVAIVGRPNVGKSSLMNMIAGAKVSIVDPTPGVTRDRVTALVDLQPPYRGGVVKPVEFVDTGGFGVYVAEGQRFDEVGEDLAKLTPGIESQIEAAIGDADLVLFAIDAQAGITPQDAEIAKLLREGRLGGSKTRKGGKGEKTAKAAPKKRPPIRIVATKVDGPKWESHAAELAGLGFGEALPVSSKNNYFRRDFLDAVYEMLPEPAKDDEKRAAADLQIAIIGKRNAGKSTLVNTLAGEPRMIVSEIAGTTRDAVDVRFEMDGKSIIAIDTAGLRRKRSFQNMIEHFAFDRVQRAVDRADVILLLIDGTEKISQVDEQLAMMAQKAFKPVIMVVNKWDQVEGKPDRKGKPITTETFQTYVRNELKGLWFAPIAFVSGQSGRNVRNTIELAFELRQQASERVTTGKLNRLVRSIIEKRGPTDIKGTFAKVYYVAQTGIEPPTITLVVNKPDLFTPNYLRFLMNRFREELPFSEVPIRIVIRERRQREGDLADAGEEGEARVSRGRKGVHERMGARKSVPVGEESLDEEGGEELLSDEFSEVVNVEGEELEELGDDAAEYFDDEDDK
- the sthA gene encoding Si-specific NAD(P)(+) transhydrogenase; its protein translation is MRAFDLLVIGSGPAGQKSAIQAAKLGKSVCVVEGYGSIGGVAVNTGTIPSKALREAILNLGHCRVGTGIGRRAGTSEAAAHSKDSTLANLWEACRPIIRAEVDLVRGHFASNGIALINGWASFEDPHTIKVVGEHQTELIRAENVVIATGTTPARSPTIPFDHEDVITSDELLTLKKLPHSMIIVGGGVIGTEYASMLAMLGVKVTLIEGRPRLLDFVDAEIIEALQYHLRQAGVTLRMGEKVVSIRKVDAPAGARADNNIMAEAVLESGKTLRADCLMYAIGRQGATDRLNLAAAGLTADNRGRIKVNECFQTAVPHIYAVGDVVGFPALASTSMEQGRLSACHMFGARFETTAELLPYGIYSIPEISMVGWTEEKLTQDGIPYEAGIAQYKEIARGQLLGDDLGMLKLLIHQESHAILGVHIIGTNATELIHIGQCAMAFKATVEYFVNTVFNYPTLAECYKVAALNGLNKLRHV
- a CDS encoding YbhB/YbcL family Raf kinase inhibitor-like protein encodes the protein MKHTTVAVLLAALAAGSLALAQPAPKQPEKKSEPQPKQNDPAKAPAQKDAPKDTPSSQPTDKPTPNPKTDDKKPDTKKSGLKLTSPSIEHDKQMPKKHTVDGDPADPTKKHISPALKWEGAPAETKEFALVMFDPDAGNFVHWVVYKIPADVKELPEGLPNGKDNAELTTPVKITQGTSSFRQIGYLGPAARKGAGVHHYNFKLYALDKTLDLKPGATRKELEEAMKGHVIAEAVLIGTNER
- a CDS encoding GTPase yields the protein MTPGRVDAVWSLLTPPGTGAVAIVQLHGDIDGALQACGLARVRVGQIALRDLMGVDRGLVARVRADVCQLMPHGGVAVVRELCRLLVDRGVREEASPDPRVLYPEARSEVEARALAVLARAASPWAVDLLLAQHALWAEAGTASDPERDRVLRRLIDPPLVVAFGASNIGKSTLVNALAGRGVSIVADEPGTTRDHVGVMLDLGGVVVRYVDTPGVRAGAGAVEREALANAVELAVGADLLLWCGDAGSGLVELPLPLAGLPRVTVALREDMGRAGFEAEARVSAARGEGLPELAGVVRERLVPRELVERRQAWQFW
- a CDS encoding sigma-70 family RNA polymerase sigma factor; the encoded protein is MTLDSSSPSMEAKPASMKTPEQLAARAAEGSLEAFGELVKRFEVRLFNFLLRRTGSRADAEDLTQEAFIRAWERIQRYEPRWRFSTWLFTIAARLAVSHHRKRRPTLRWIEEEDSDAPTPFDRDDDINSGAKLWRLAGKVLTPEQHTALWLRYAEDMGIDEIAAVLKKSQVGVRVMLFRARQLLAEQSQREQEASRVYDAKAGMRAPVLRRGDEGLAGSLS
- a CDS encoding type III pantothenate kinase, with translation MAETSQGHLLAVAVGNTRTRFGVFHGDELSDQQSLPNADVAALVQAVLKAAEGEHGVSIVIADVNPKVADQLQKALEDAGEENVFRIGRDIEIPMTHSLEDGSTLGQDRLLCAFGAFARAKQACVVVDAGTAVTVDFVDGEGVFHGGVIAPGLNMMLQAMHEKTAKLPALAYQTPERGGALQIGDAKRPQGEVVDEGPAQPSVPNPFGKDTKNAMLLGVTNSVIGLVRYTAEQYAEFFGAYPQVVATGGDAPALFGQEATEGGGVVESIVPDLQLIGILEVCRAVEEMRASGME